TAAAAATCCTGCAGTCAGTAGCAATTCATCAGTTCTGATTGGGATATCCTCGTTGCCACTTTGTTGTAGTTGAATCCATTGTTCATCGCTCAGTATTGTTTTGGCCCAAGTGATAATGAGATTGGGAATCGTAACAAGTCGTAGTACACTGTTATTGTAGTCGGAAAGAATAAACTTACATCCACTCTTGGATTGCTCTTTCAAATAGCGGGAGAAGATATACTCGGTCGGCAACGCTGTTCCGCAACCCAATTCAAGTACACAATCCACATTCTTTAACTGAGCATCGCTTACGCTCAATGAATCAACAACGTCAATTGAGCATTCCCAGGATTTTAGGCCTCCTTCGTAAACGTTCTTTCGCAAATCTTCAGATGTTTCCCCAATTAAAATGTCCAACTCGACCTTTTCGTCATTGCCTTCATCAGCTTCGCTCATAAGCTGATGCTTAACATCAAAGAGTTCTCTTCTATAAAGAACCGTATTATTTTGTGGTGTTCTGAACTCTTCAAAGGAAATTCTAACGTTCTCTAGACTTTTGATCATTGCTTCCAGATTTTCCCATAGAGGTTGAACCACATCTTTACACGACAAATGAGCAGCATCTAAAGGATGTGACGATTGAATAGTCGATCCTACTTGTGATTGGCCTTGCTGGATCTCACCATCTAACTCGTCGTCACTAAAATCCGTGGAAGTGAAACCGAATGAGAACGACATGTATTCTTTTGGTTTGATGGTGCGATGAGCTTGGCCTGAATTTTCAGTTTGAAATTCTGCCGCGCCTTCAAAAGTGCTTCAAGGTTGGAGTTCGTCTTGTCATATGTTTAATTATAAAAGATAAATTATGAATAATAATAATGAATGAGAGGAAAAGTCGTCAAATTCATGATGGATCTTCTCattgtaatttttttttctcttaCCTTTAAATTGCAACTTTGATTGCAGTCTTTGTTGGTCCCAAAGAGTCCATTGTAGTGGAAACACTAACAAACCCTCCACCTGGAATATGCTTCTCTATTGTGTTCCTCATGGCTTCCCATCCCCCGAAATGAtataaataataaaaaCGCGATAATAATAAAATGGATTatcaatcttcaatataTCAAGCGGATCATTTGGATTGAACTTGGGAGTAACCGTTCCATGGGTTGGCGTTCTTGGATTTTAGATACTCATCGGATTTCAATTGCCATTCCTTGGTCATTGTCTTTGGAGGTTCACCACCGAACTGTCTTGCAAAAGCGAATAGTCCCACAGAGAAAAGTAGACCAATAGCAACACCTTTAGCGATGTAGCCGGAGTCACCTTTACCGTGAACAGGTCTTCTTGGTCCCCATTCACTGTAAGAAATGTACCACGCAGCTTGCTTTTCAGTTTCTGTCAAATCACCCCATGAAAGCTTTTGACGTTCTGAGAGTTTGGACACAATATCTTGTTGTTCAGCTGCTGGCATAGCTTCCCATCTGTTTTGTAGATCGGCGATTGCAGCCTTAGACAACGCCTGGGTTTGTGCGAATCTGACTGGAGTAACACGGGCGACTCTGGTGAATGAAGTACGCAACACTATGAAAGATTCGATTCCTGTTAGTATAATGGTCATTTCAACATGTCTTTTTCACACTCAAAAACTTTCTAGTAAAGAGTATCAAACATACTTTTTCTTATAATTTAGTCAATAGACTGGCACTTGCTTAGAAGGGTATACCGATTAAGTCTTCAACTAAATAGTTAAACAATTGTTCACTTATCTCTAAACCCCCATATGTGCTGAAGAATCTCATATAGTTCGAAGTGGCAGCTTCGCGCGTATCGGCAGAGAGgacttcaatttttttcactgtTGAGCCAATCAGATGGCTCAAAATCTGATGGTCGCTGTATACGTTGAGAGAACGTCAATCATACGCTTTCCAAATGGATAATATCAACTAAACTGAGCCGCTGTCAAGTCATCTGAAGGCTCATTGGAGGTACCTAGTGGTCACCACAATGGTTGAGTTTTGTGGTTTTGTAAAATATGTGTAACTGTGtgtctcttttgaaacTTATTGGGCAAGAAGTGAGGCTGTACGGTCTCGATCGCGAGCTCTTTTGCTGTAGGAATGTCCCATGCTTCATCGATATTGTCAGTTAGGACTATTTGTACTATGCCTTGCTCTATCTGTTGTCTCTTTGAGACATCGCTGATGCATATATCCTGGAGCTTAATCCATTGCAGGGGCAAgttcgaaaattttttgtATTCTTGCAACTCAAACTGTATTCTATCTTGTAGGCTGCAGGAGTTCCAGTCGAACGCATTTTTACCGCcattcaaaaagatgaacttCATAATATTCCATAGTTGTCGCTTGTGTTTCAATTGTACAGGAATATTGTTCTGAATGTTGTGTTCATTGTATAAAAAGTTGGTATCCTTCAAAATGACACAGACCTGTAAATCGAGAACGTATTTGGAGCCGTCTTCTCCCACCTGAGCAAAGTATAATGGCAAGTAGTCATGATAGTCATCGGCGTTATTGAAGTCCACCAGTCGCAGTCCTATCGGATACAAAGATCTTATCTCGCGTCTTCTGACAAGTTCCGCTTCCTTGTTCTTATTTTCTAACTCAATCTGTTTCAACCTTTccctttcttgaagtttcttggcCTCCTCAATTTTTTGTTGAGCCCTTTCCTTCTCTCTTTTCTCCTCATCAAGGGCTAGCTTTCTCAAAAGCTCTTGttcctttcttctcttgttcaGTAGCCTCCTTTGTATgtactcttcctctgcttTCAATCGCTgttctttttcttctggtgtTTGTTCAGGTATCTTTACACTTTCAAGCTCTGGTGTTGATGTCTCGCTAGTCTTTGAATCGCGTATGTTTTGGGGGCTAACAGCCTCTCTGGGTTCTATTGCCTCAGGTGACAGTATTTCACTTAATAGGGTTTGCCTTTTATTTTCTAATCTATCAGGAGACACtgtccttcttttccttgcTATACTGATAAcgttctcatcatcttcttggtcCTTGTGGTTATCCGTGATATCTTCTTGCCTGTTTATAAtggttttttcttcaacatgTGCTTGCTCAAGCGATTTCTTAATACACTTTTCCTTTGAGGTTACATGCGAGCTGGATTTTTTAATTGCTTGCTCCAAAAGCTCAATCTCCTCTGTGTTTACAACACCCATTGGACTATTTTCAGCGTAATGCGAGGCTGTATGACCATTCTTGTCCTTCTTACTTGGATCCGCACCGGCTTCCAATAAAAGTTTTACCGTACCGACGTGACCTCTTCCGACAGCACAGATGAGCGCAGTAGTCCCATTCTTCGATACAGCATTAACAGGCGCCCCAAATGCTAGGAACAAACTCACGATGTCTTCGTGACCAAACTTTACTGCTTCAAAAAAGGATTTCAGATCTATCTTTCCGCCGTTCTCGAGATAAGCTCCTACGTAGGATAACTTGCCTTCTTTCGATGccttgaagagtttttccTTACCAGCTCTCGAGGTGATATCGGTCCAAAAGAACTCAAAATCGCCCAATAACTCTTCTGATCGCTGGGAAAGCTGTGACTGATTTTTCAGGTGtttatccttcttgttAAGTACGCCAGGCACAGCTTTTTCATCCTTCCAGTTTCTTGCTGCACTTctcaaatttctctttatTTCGTGAACAATATCTCTTTCTTGCTCATCTAAATCCGAATCCTCTATAGATTCGAATGCCGTTAATCCCTTTGCGTTGCATATTGTTGGGTCTGCCCCATGCGATAAAAGATATTTGACAACGTCAAGATGTCCATTCGCAGATGCGTCTATTAGCGGCGTATCTTTGAACATTTCAAACGATTGCATATTGACATCAGCGCCATTCTCGATCAATAGCTTGACGATATCAAGGTGCCCGTTAAGAGCAGCTTCGTGTAATGCTGTGTTTCCGGCATTATCTTGATCATTCACATCGTAaccttcttcctcaataAGCTTCTTTGCCTGCTCGTAGTTGCCTTTGTCGCATGAAATCTGGAGCCTGGTCCTTCCACCAGCATCTCTATAAATCCCTTTCTTCTGTTTCGACGCTTTGGGAACCGCAATATGGTGTTTAGCACGTCCTGGGGATGTGGAGCGCCGTACCAAGCGGGGAGATGATGGCTGGTGGTAACGGTGCCTGCTATCGTGGGAATCTCTCACCGGTGATGAGTCACCATGTATAAAGCTGCTGGAAATCTTTAGGCTTTTAAGCTCATCTATGTCGGATAGCTCTGAGTCCGATTCATTATCGAAAGTTGAATGTCGTGGAGATAAGGACGAAAGTCGGTCTCCTCTTATTAATCTGCGACGACGTGGTTTCGGAGGTGAAGCAGGCTCGGTAGGTGCATCGCTGGCTATCTCCTCTTCACtgagctcttctttcttgggttCTTTATCGATCGCTCCTTCATCCTCGCAGTTGTCTCCAGCAACAACACCACTGCGTCGTATCTTGGGCTCTTTGAGCATAGCATGTaaatcatctcttgaaattgtcTCACTCTTGGGTTTTTCTATCTCCTGTGCATTGTATGATGTGCCAGGCTGTGGACTATTATGATCCTTGAATGTATTTACAGCGTCCCCCACTTTATCGCCTGGGATTGATCGCCTTCGCTCTTCAACATTTAGATCAAGGCTTCTCAAGTTACTTTCATTATCTTTAACAGCAGCTTGTTGCGGTATGTCATTCTCTTTTATCTCTGCTTGTTCAGTTGGAAcagtcttcttctgctgGTCTTCCTTTCTTCGCAGGGCTTCTTGTTCGCGTTGTTCTTTAACAAGTCTTTCTTTCTCCctctcttgttcttcctGCTTCAACTGCTCCTGTTGTACAGCCAGTTGCtgtttctcttcatcttgtctcttctttaacttttcgagttcttctcttcttagGTTCACATTCGACAAGTAATTACTCAACGACCTCTTCTTCACAGAAGGATCAACATGTTCATTCATTTCTGCCGCTTGGCTTGTCGATTTTACCTCATTCACTGCGCTCAATACCTCTTTTGGTTTGTCAGATATTCGCTTTTCGCACAAAGGCGGATAGGTTCATGCCTCACAAATAGAGAATATTCACACCAatactgaaaaattgacTAGATGAGTCTAGGTGATTTGATGTATACTTACAACTCAAATGAGAGTACAGATTGTAGAGTACATATAGTGAATGACTGTCCAGCAGATTCACTGGCGTGTATAGTTTTAAATGAGGATATTACAGGCTTTGAGTCCAAAAATCATCGGTCGAAGTTGCAATTGGGCCAGCTGATGTTGTGGGCAAATAATCGCAAAGATTGGTAGATATTGTCACGGGCTTAGAATTTGATTGATTACCAACGAAGGTGCTACTCGATGTAGAGGTAGACGATGACGATGCAGAAAATTTGTTAAAATAATCACCAGGTGTCCTGGGGGTCAATTCTGGTGAGCCAATGGTAAGATCGTttattgaggatgatgcATTGGGTATGACCATGCCAAAGCTCAAGTTCGTATTGCTCAGGTCATGCTCAGACCCTTGAGGGTCATTGGTGATCCTAGTTCGTTGTTCGTTCCATTCCATTAGCTGGAATATGAGCCCCATATTCGGACTCGTGTCCTTGGCGATGCGCTTTAGATGACTGTAGGCATCATTCAGCcccatttgaaagaacctCATGATATATGCGACGATTAATGATGCAGATCTTGAAACACCACATTGACAGTGCACCAATACCTTCTTGTTCTGAGTAGTCGCTTCGTGTATAATATCAGTCAAACGATCCAAGTCAACAGATATCTTACTGTTATGACTCCAATTTACGTGGTGATAAGAGATAGCTTTCTTTTGCGGTAACATAGGACCTAAATTAGTAACTTCTTTCGCAACATTGATCACCACATCGAACTGTaaaatctctttcaatgtAGGTTCAGAGTAGAGATAGACGTTTGGTGGAACAACCAACAAGGGGCCATTAGGGTAagcatttttcttgaacaCATCTGGATGAAGTAATTCTTCACTATCAACTTCTCCTTTATTAGGCAATATCCATTCTTTCTTGTCCATGTCCATATTAAAACGACCAACTTCCGGAGTAGAAGTCTCTAGGGCTGAAGATATGGTTTGGGAACGTCCTCTTGCACCCAAAGAAGGCAGAAGTTCGCcagtcttcaaagacaaagaCATGGAATGAACCCGACCAATCTTGTTTGAATTCGCCGATGA
The window above is part of the Torulaspora delbrueckii CBS 1146 chromosome 3, complete genome genome. Proteins encoded here:
- the SDP1 gene encoding mitogen-activated protein kinase tyrosine protein phosphatase SDP1 (similar to Saccharomyces cerevisiae SDP1 (YIL113W) and MSG5 (YNL053W); ancestral locus Anc_2.256) gives rise to the protein MAQQEEKTATTPSIVEIRSRSPRSLQTRNTKNLSLNIRDKKVSGAELEDLDKIPSVITKPVVIGTTKHPMVSQPIRSDASIYSLPSGKKSGSASPIYATNIYGSSANSNKIGRVHSMSLSLKTGELLPSLGARGRSQTISSALETSTPEVGRFNMDMDKKEWILPNKGEVDSEELLHPDVFKKNAYPNGPLLVVPPNVYLYSEPTLKEILQFDVVINVAKEVTNLGPMLPQKKAISYHHVNWSHNSKISVDLDRLTDIIHEATTQNKKVLVHCQCGVSRSASLIVAYIMRFFQMGLNDAYSHLKRIAKDTSPNMGLIFQLMEWNEQRTRITNDPQGSEHDLSNTNLSFGMVIPNASSSINDLTIGSPELTPRTPGDYFNKFSASSSSTSTSSSTFVGNQSNSKPVTISTNLCDYLPTTSAGPIATSTDDFWTQSL
- the TDEL0C04030 gene encoding cytochrome c oxidase subunit IV family protein (similar to Saccharomyces cerevisiae COX5A (YNL052W) and COX5B (YIL111W); ancestral locus Anc_2.258), producing the protein MTIILTGIESFIVLRTSFTRVARVTPVRFAQTQALSKAAIADLQNRWEAMPAAEQQDIVSKLSERQKLSWGDLTETEKQAAWYISYSEWGPRRPVHGKGDSGYIAKGVAIGLLFSVGLFAFARQFGGEPPKTMTKEWQLKSDEYLKSKNANPWNGYSQVQSK
- the HPM1 gene encoding protein-histidine N-methyltransferase (similar to Saccharomyces cerevisiae YIL110W; ancestral locus Anc_2.259) translates to MSFSFGFTSTDFSDDELDGEIQQGQSQVGSTIQSSHPLDAAHLSCKDVVQPLWENLEAMIKSLENVRISFEEFRTPQNNTVLYRRELFDVKHQLMSEADEGNDEKVELDILIGETSEDLRKNVYEGGLKSWECSIDVVDSLSVSDAQLKNVDCVLELGCGTALPTEYIFSRYLKEQSKSGCKFILSDYNNSVLRLVTIPNLIITWAKTILSDEQWIQLQQSGNEDIPIRTDELLLTAGFLEAFYQDIKERNISIDVISGTWGRCFSNLIPARLDTGKEILIISSETIYQPENLPVVAETILEVILSKQPGNVKAIVAAKDIYFGVGGSIMEFEKYLKKRIANAALPITYSTYKVDSGLKRSIISIQ
- the HOS4 gene encoding Hos4p (similar to Saccharomyces cerevisiae HOS4 (YIL112W); ancestral locus Anc_2.257), whose amino-acid sequence is MNEHVDPSVKKRSLSNYLSNVNLRREELEKLKKRQDEEKQQLAVQQEQLKQEEQEREKERLVKEQREQEALRRKEDQQKKTVPTEQAEIKENDIPQQAAVKDNESNLRSLDLNVEERRRSIPGDKVGDAVNTFKDHNSPQPGTSYNAQEIEKPKSETISRDDLHAMLKEPKIRRSGVVAGDNCEDEGAIDKEPKKEELSEEEIASDAPTEPASPPKPRRRRLIRGDRLSSLSPRHSTFDNESDSELSDIDELKSLKISSSFIHGDSSPVRDSHDSRHRYHQPSSPRLVRRSTSPGRAKHHIAVPKASKQKKGIYRDAGGRTRLQISCDKGNYEQAKKLIEEEGYDVNDQDNAGNTALHEAALNGHLDIVKLLIENGADVNMQSFEMFKDTPLIDASANGHLDVVKYLLSHGADPTICNAKGLTAFESIEDSDLDEQERDIVHEIKRNLRSAARNWKDEKAVPGVLNKKDKHLKNQSQLSQRSEELLGDFEFFWTDITSRAGKEKLFKASKEGKLSYVGAYLENGGKIDLKSFFEAVKFGHEDIVSLFLAFGAPVNAVSKNGTTALICAVGRGHVGTVKLLLEAGADPSKKDKNGHTASHYAENSPMGVVNTEEIELLEQAIKKSSSHVTSKEKCIKKSLEQAHVEEKTIINRQEDITDNHKDQEDDENVISIARKRRTVSPDRLENKRQTLLSEILSPEAIEPREAVSPQNIRDSKTSETSTPELESVKIPEQTPEEKEQRLKAEEEYIQRRLLNKRRKEQELLRKLALDEEKREKERAQQKIEEAKKLQERERLKQIELENKNKEAELVRRREIRSLYPIGLRLVDFNNADDYHDYLPLYFAQVGEDGSKYVLDLQVCVILKDTNFLYNEHNIQNNIPVQLKHKRQLWNIMKFIFLNGGKNAFDWNSCSLQDRIQFELQEYKKFSNLPLQWIKLQDICISDVSKRQQIEQGIVQIVLTDNIDEAWDIPTAKELAIETVQPHFLPNKFQKRHTVTHILQNHKTQPLW